In Candidatus Epulonipiscium viviparus, one DNA window encodes the following:
- a CDS encoding alpha-amylase family glycosyl hydrolase, with the protein MPRKSFLTVPERDSIIYETHIRDFTTDPKCNFEHPGKFKGFIESGIATNFQKIAGYDYIKSLGITHIQLLPIFDFGSIDERDKSREYNWGYDPVQYNVMEGKYSCNQNDPYERINELITLVNTCHDDGIGVIMDVVYNHVHALQEFSYEKLVPYYYFRYNNGSPGNASGCGNEVASERFMVRKFIVDSLAYLTETFGFAGYRFDLMGIHDIQTMQLIKDTLTKINPNIYLYGEGWNMHTVIPDEQCAIQPNFAQIPTIGFFNDEFRNKCKQLIIGHVTSNLEDVVRELLTASNYSSPLQSIAYVSCHDNYTLFDELYYVFEEHTSDILRQMQLAYTFILLGQGVPFLHGGCEGARTKLGIENSYKSSEEINRIKYDELNYELIDFVKGLIAFRKEHHDYFFDTATDVAEYTSIKVVDNTVFYQIKDLLITINMSKDESIPVYTTQKNI; encoded by the coding sequence ATTCCAAGAAAATCGTTTTTAACAGTACCTGAGCGAGATTCTATTATATACGAAACGCATATTCGGGACTTTACCACCGACCCAAAATGCAATTTTGAGCATCCCGGAAAGTTCAAAGGGTTTATAGAATCGGGGATCGCAACTAACTTTCAAAAAATAGCTGGCTACGATTACATTAAAAGTCTCGGTATAACTCACATACAATTATTGCCTATATTCGATTTCGGGTCCATCGATGAGCGCGACAAATCTAGAGAATACAATTGGGGCTATGATCCTGTTCAATACAATGTTATGGAAGGCAAGTATAGTTGCAATCAAAATGATCCATACGAACGCATTAACGAACTAATCACGCTGGTTAACACTTGCCATGATGATGGGATTGGAGTAATAATGGATGTAGTCTATAACCATGTTCATGCTCTACAAGAATTTTCCTACGAAAAGTTGGTGCCATACTATTACTTTAGATATAATAATGGGAGCCCTGGAAATGCATCGGGATGCGGTAACGAGGTCGCATCAGAAAGGTTTATGGTGCGCAAATTTATTGTTGATTCGCTAGCTTATTTGACAGAAACATTTGGCTTTGCTGGCTATAGATTTGATCTGATGGGCATTCACGATATACAAACCATGCAACTGATAAAAGATACTCTAACCAAAATTAATCCCAATATATATTTATATGGCGAAGGATGGAATATGCATACAGTAATTCCAGATGAGCAATGCGCCATTCAGCCAAACTTTGCACAAATACCTACTATCGGATTTTTTAACGACGAATTTAGAAATAAATGTAAACAGCTAATTATCGGTCATGTTACTAGCAATCTAGAAGATGTTGTACGAGAATTGCTTACGGCTTCCAATTATTCGTCTCCACTACAAAGTATAGCGTACGTATCATGCCATGATAATTATACGCTATTCGATGAGCTCTATTATGTTTTTGAGGAACACACTTCAGACATTCTACGCCAAATGCAACTGGCATATACCTTTATATTGCTAGGTCAGGGAGTGCCGTTTTTACATGGCGGTTGCGAAGGGGCGCGAACCAAGCTGGGCATCGAAAATTCGTATAAGAGCAGTGAGGAGATCAACCGCATTAAGTATGATGAGCTGAATTACGAATTGATAGATTTTGTAAAAGGGTTAATTGCATTCAGAAAAGAGCATCATGATTATTTCTTTGACACTGCGACAGACGTTGCGGAATACACTAGTATAAAAGTAGTTGATAACACAGTATTTTACCAAATAAAGGATTTACTGATAACAATCAATATGTCCAAAGATGAGAGCATTCCTGTCTACACTACTCAAAAAAATATTTAA
- a CDS encoding amylo-alpha-1,6-glucosidase — protein sequence MKFSYGCNDLKDKLRAEENVFLLTNGLGGYSSLTLANSLTRNDHALLMAAIKAPDIRINMVSRLDEEIIIDGKYFNLSSQKFVDYSKNVDGEKYLINVTQEYIIAFTYLVEGIEITKEIVLAHGENTVGIKYSIYNPAKKTVTLHVTPYYQFVERGSLLQTFQEFSISDSKVESNGMALFITTTATDVLENDLEFVRDLYFNYDARDGRFAYGCAAKKLTYCYDISDSTEVDLIFSTQNTNTNVTSLIKDEYYRLEKLFRISNATSGLAKTLVRASDAYVVQRESVDGLTLIAGYPFFLDWGRDTMYTIEGACIATNRFEQSENILQTFVKYLHNGIMPNLFPEGDNPPLYNTVDASLLFIQAVYLHYKKSDDIEFVKRMYPAIVEIIDSYKNGTDFDIKMDTDGLITAGSGLMQLTWMDVRYENILPTPRHGKPVEINAYWYSGLCILEKFGNLIGEPVAEYTALIETTKINFVNKFYNASKKCLKDVVSGNDYDNQIRCNQIWAVSVPFSPLPDHIAEEVVTCVYEKLYTPYGLRTLAVEDAEFVAEYSGNLKKRDLSYHQGTVWPFPLGSYFRAYLKVNHYSDAAVKLVTKQIDHFADCLREGCVGQIAEIYDGMFPAISRGCFAQGWSVCEILKIVLELNI from the coding sequence ATGAAATTTAGTTATGGTTGCAATGACCTCAAAGACAAGTTGCGAGCAGAAGAAAATGTGTTTTTACTGACCAATGGATTGGGTGGATATTCTTCACTAACATTGGCAAATTCTTTAACTAGAAATGATCACGCACTTCTTATGGCCGCCATAAAAGCTCCAGACATACGCATTAATATGGTTAGTAGGCTGGACGAAGAAATTATTATTGATGGCAAATACTTTAATTTAAGTTCACAAAAGTTTGTGGATTATAGCAAAAATGTAGACGGAGAAAAGTATTTAATAAATGTGACACAAGAATATATTATTGCCTTCACCTATCTCGTTGAAGGCATCGAAATTACAAAAGAAATCGTATTAGCTCATGGAGAAAATACAGTGGGCATTAAATATTCTATCTACAATCCTGCCAAAAAGACGGTAACTTTACATGTAACACCGTATTATCAGTTTGTAGAACGCGGTTCACTGTTACAAACTTTTCAAGAATTTTCCATTTCGGATAGTAAAGTAGAGTCTAATGGTATGGCGCTCTTTATCACAACTACTGCCACTGACGTGCTTGAAAATGATTTGGAATTTGTACGCGATTTATACTTTAATTATGATGCGCGGGATGGCCGTTTTGCATATGGTTGCGCGGCAAAGAAGCTTACGTATTGCTACGACATAAGCGATTCTACCGAGGTTGATTTAATATTTTCGACCCAAAATACTAACACCAATGTAACCAGTCTCATAAAAGATGAATATTATCGCCTCGAAAAATTATTTAGGATAAGCAATGCGACAAGCGGTCTTGCCAAAACATTGGTGCGTGCCAGCGATGCATATGTAGTACAACGCGAGTCGGTTGATGGGTTGACACTAATAGCTGGCTATCCGTTTTTTTTGGATTGGGGCCGAGACACGATGTATACTATAGAAGGTGCTTGCATCGCAACAAATCGATTTGAACAAAGCGAAAATATATTGCAAACCTTCGTAAAATATCTACACAATGGCATAATGCCAAATCTGTTTCCAGAAGGAGATAACCCACCTTTATACAACACCGTAGATGCTTCGTTGTTATTTATTCAGGCTGTATACTTACACTATAAAAAAAGTGACGACATAGAATTTGTCAAAAGAATGTATCCTGCAATAGTCGAAATAATCGATAGCTACAAAAATGGCACTGACTTCGATATCAAAATGGATACCGATGGACTGATTACAGCAGGTAGCGGGCTCATGCAACTTACCTGGATGGACGTTAGATATGAGAATATATTGCCAACGCCTCGACATGGAAAACCCGTGGAAATCAATGCCTACTGGTACAGCGGCTTATGCATATTAGAAAAATTTGGAAATTTAATTGGAGAACCCGTCGCTGAATATACTGCCCTCATAGAGACTACTAAAATCAATTTTGTCAATAAATTTTATAATGCAAGTAAAAAATGTTTGAAAGATGTAGTTTCGGGAAACGATTACGACAATCAGATAAGGTGTAATCAAATTTGGGCGGTCTCTGTACCTTTTTCGCCACTGCCTGATCATATCGCCGAAGAAGTTGTAACCTGCGTATACGAAAAACTTTATACTCCATATGGACTCCGCACTCTCGCGGTTGAAGATGCTGAATTTGTTGCAGAATACAGCGGCAATCTAAAAAAACGCGATTTGTCATATCACCAAGGAACCGTATGGCCATTTCCACTAGGCTCATATTTCAGAGCTTACCTAAAAGTTAATCACTATAGCGATGCCGCTGTTAAATTAGTAACAAAGCAAATAGATCACTTTGCCGATTGCCTACGAGAAGGTTGCGTCGGACAAATCGCCGAAATATACGACGGAATGTTTCCTGCCATTTCTAGAGGCTGCTTTGCCCAAGGTTGGAGTGTATGCGAAATTTTAAAAATAGTTTTAGAATTAAATATATAA
- a CDS encoding sugar ABC transporter permease, whose amino-acid sequence MTLKKKKSNLYLGDRQPLNTLGKVGLGFSYVALICWTIAILWPIYQMVVSAFNGMQQEYIIMNGGFEFSIEHFEYIFTETLYPKWMLNTIFISVATALITLLFVSFTGFAYSRYRFKGRKASLMTIMLIQTIPAFAGLTAYFTMYSIISDVLPFFSRQMMLILIYSAGGIAGNTFILKGYLDSISMELDDAAKIDGCSNLKVYRLIILPIARPMLAIIALWSFLGPFMDYLLPKVILTNPESYTLAAGLFTFINDQENMNEPAFAAGGLLIAVPTVILFTVLQKQLISGLASGAVK is encoded by the coding sequence ATGACGTTAAAAAAGAAAAAGTCAAACCTTTATCTTGGAGATCGCCAGCCGTTAAACACTCTTGGTAAAGTGGGGCTTGGGTTTAGTTATGTCGCATTAATCTGTTGGACAATCGCTATTTTGTGGCCAATATACCAGATGGTTGTATCTGCGTTTAATGGTATGCAACAAGAATATATCATTATGAATGGCGGTTTTGAATTTTCAATTGAGCACTTTGAATATATTTTTACCGAAACTTTATATCCAAAATGGATGCTCAATACAATTTTTATATCCGTTGCCACAGCGCTTATAACTTTATTATTTGTATCATTTACAGGATTTGCATATTCCAGATATCGCTTTAAAGGAAGAAAAGCATCATTGATGACTATTATGTTGATTCAAACTATTCCTGCCTTTGCGGGGCTTACAGCATATTTTACTATGTACTCTATTATTTCTGACGTGCTTCCGTTTTTTTCACGTCAGATGATGCTTATCTTAATATATTCTGCAGGTGGTATTGCAGGTAATACGTTTATTCTCAAAGGGTATTTGGATTCAATTTCTATGGAGCTGGATGACGCGGCCAAAATTGATGGTTGCTCCAACTTAAAAGTATATAGATTAATCATCTTGCCAATTGCCAGACCGATGCTTGCCATCATTGCTCTTTGGTCGTTTCTCGGGCCGTTTATGGACTATCTGCTTCCAAAAGTTATTCTAACAAATCCAGAGTCATATACTCTAGCTGCCGGACTATTTACTTTTATAAATGACCAAGAGAATATGAATGAACCAGCTTTTGCGGCTGGCGGATTGTTAATTGCAGTACCGACGGTTATTCTGTTTACTGTACTTCAAAAGCAATTAATTTCGGGGCTTGCAAGTGGGGCAGTAAAATAG
- a CDS encoding ABC transporter ATP-binding protein has product MVKVILDNIGKKYEGRENFTLRNINLEIEDKDFCVILGPSGCGKTTLLRMIAGLNSVTEGDLIFGDKRVNKVPSKDRNIAMVFQSYALYPHMTVYDNMAFSLAMRKEPKKLIHERVMEAAQVLQIENYLYSKPSDISGGQRQRVALGRAMVRKPKVFLMDEPLSNLDAKLREHMRVELVKLHKSLETTSIYVTHDQVEAMTMATKIVLMNDGKIQQVGSPEDFYNRPENVFVAKFIGSPTMNLIEGSLKDGEFVSQDGKITITPNADEILKAYEGKPVFVGIRSERFLTDNLSENAFECTLDVVELLGKEKTIHAKFENGQSFVITTPGHLHYKSGEMHRFAFDKDALHFFDGQTQERIN; this is encoded by the coding sequence ATTGTGAAGGTTATATTAGATAATATTGGAAAAAAGTATGAAGGGCGTGAAAATTTTACTCTCAGAAACATCAATTTAGAAATAGAAGATAAAGACTTTTGCGTTATACTTGGGCCATCTGGGTGCGGCAAAACAACCTTGTTACGAATGATTGCCGGGTTAAACTCTGTTACAGAAGGAGATTTAATTTTTGGTGATAAGCGAGTAAATAAAGTACCGTCAAAAGATAGAAATATAGCCATGGTATTTCAATCGTACGCACTATATCCTCATATGACAGTATACGATAATATGGCATTCTCGCTTGCTATGAGAAAAGAGCCAAAAAAATTAATTCACGAGCGAGTTATGGAAGCCGCCCAGGTGCTGCAAATCGAAAATTATTTATATTCGAAGCCATCTGATATATCTGGAGGCCAAAGACAAAGAGTGGCGCTAGGCCGAGCCATGGTGCGAAAGCCAAAAGTTTTCCTAATGGACGAACCGCTATCAAACTTAGATGCAAAGTTAAGAGAACATATGAGAGTTGAGCTTGTGAAGCTGCACAAATCACTAGAGACGACTTCTATATACGTAACTCACGACCAAGTAGAAGCCATGACAATGGCAACCAAAATAGTCTTAATGAACGATGGAAAAATACAGCAAGTGGGCAGCCCAGAAGACTTTTATAACAGGCCAGAAAATGTATTCGTTGCTAAATTTATAGGATCCCCAACAATGAATCTTATAGAAGGATCGCTAAAGGATGGGGAATTTGTTTCGCAAGATGGAAAAATTACGATCACTCCAAATGCAGATGAAATTCTCAAAGCATATGAAGGCAAGCCAGTTTTTGTTGGTATTCGTTCTGAGCGCTTCCTAACAGATAATTTATCTGAAAATGCTTTTGAATGCACATTAGACGTTGTTGAGCTTTTGGGCAAAGAAAAAACTATCCATGCTAAATTTGAAAATGGGCAAAGTTTTGTAATTACCACCCCAGGGCATCTGCACTATAAGAGTGGCGAAATGCATCGCTTTGCGTTTGACAAAGATGCGCTACATTTTTTTGACGGTCAAACTCAAGAAAGAATTAATTAA
- a CDS encoding ADP-ribosylglycohydrolase family protein, with protein MNTTDFTNKIIGAFLGFIVADAMGVPAEFTTRQARDEDPIFEMRGYEVYDQPPGTWSDDSSLLLCSIQTISEGYSIQKLAHYFIEWYRTGYMSAHGEIFDIGLATRIALSNIMMKVPLLLCGGDDEYSNGNGALMRILPFAFVLRDKDFSYKLALITEVCSLTHRHPRSILACLIYVEFVINLISLDKYAAYEKTMNFISITNVFKKDFKFYHRLFSGEILVAERDEIKSTGYVVYSLESAIWSFMSTNNYDQAIVRAINLGGDTDTIGAITGGLAGVYYGFSAIPKDWLSYIVGQDKIYTVCKDYLAII; from the coding sequence ATGAATACAACTGATTTTACAAATAAAATTATAGGTGCATTTTTGGGCTTTATTGTAGCAGATGCTATGGGGGTTCCAGCAGAATTTACAACAAGACAAGCCAGAGATGAAGATCCGATATTCGAAATGCGTGGCTATGAAGTCTATGATCAGCCTCCTGGGACTTGGTCAGACGATTCTTCGTTGCTCCTATGCTCGATACAAACCATTTCGGAAGGATATTCCATCCAAAAATTAGCACATTACTTTATAGAGTGGTATAGAACAGGATATATGTCCGCTCATGGTGAAATATTTGATATAGGTTTGGCCACACGAATTGCGCTCTCAAATATAATGATGAAAGTTCCGCTTTTGTTATGTGGCGGCGACGATGAATATAGCAATGGCAACGGTGCGTTAATGCGAATACTTCCTTTTGCGTTTGTTTTACGAGACAAGGATTTTTCATATAAACTTGCTTTAATCACAGAAGTCTGTTCTCTCACACATAGGCATCCTCGCTCTATTTTGGCCTGTTTAATATATGTCGAGTTTGTTATAAATCTCATATCACTTGACAAATATGCCGCATACGAAAAAACTATGAATTTCATCTCAATAACTAATGTATTTAAAAAAGACTTCAAGTTTTATCACAGGCTGTTTAGCGGTGAAATTTTAGTTGCCGAGCGAGACGAAATCAAGTCTACAGGGTATGTAGTATATAGCCTAGAATCTGCCATATGGAGTTTTATGTCCACCAATAATTATGACCAAGCCATTGTTCGGGCTATCAATTTGGGTGGCGATACCGACACCATTGGTGCGATCACTGGCGGACTTGCTGGTGTTTATTATGGATTTTCTGCCATTCCAAAAGATTGGTTAAGCTATATCGTGGGGCAAGATAAAATCTATACGGTTTGTAAAGATTATCTTGCTATAATATAA
- a CDS encoding sulfatase family protein, with protein sequence MKPNVIIIYADDLGYGDLSCYGAEDIKTPNIDALAEEGVRFQQAYSTSSVCTPARYGLLTGQYPFSNNQIRILPGNAQHCLISKEQITLPKMFKAAEYNTAVIGKWHLGLGDGAVDWNGYIEHTPNDIGFDYSFIFPGTNDRVPTVFVKNHHVDNLDADDPMTVFYGAEDKCSFIDQIDTYKKDPDKLRITSTHGHSNMIVNGVGRIGYMKGGKAAIWKDEELTDTFLTQAKEFMDSSDQAPFFLYFAAHQPHVPRLANPKFVGATEMGPRGDVIAEFDYTVGEIVAYLKEKNLLEDTIIIISSDNGPVFDDGYNDHAFELAGKHKPAGPFRAGKYSKYEGGVRIPFILSWKGHTAKTISPAIVSQVDLLASFANLINVDVADVDSLNMLNAFMGKDSIGRSEVMFENNDKVVMLRQNQWVFLPRSAQVYEDIPNQRDFGNGPEDQLFNLDFDIKQQDNVAKAYPTIVNSMRQTLAEYGFLKATL encoded by the coding sequence ATGAAACCTAATGTAATTATAATTTATGCAGATGATTTAGGGTACGGAGATTTATCATGCTATGGGGCAGAGGATATAAAGACCCCGAATATCGATGCGTTGGCAGAAGAGGGGGTTCGGTTTCAGCAAGCATACTCGACTTCTTCGGTGTGTACACCAGCCAGATACGGACTTCTAACAGGGCAATACCCATTTTCAAATAATCAGATTAGAATTTTGCCAGGAAATGCGCAGCATTGCTTAATATCTAAAGAACAAATTACGCTTCCGAAAATGTTTAAGGCAGCAGAGTATAATACTGCGGTTATAGGCAAATGGCACTTGGGGCTTGGCGATGGAGCAGTCGATTGGAACGGATATATCGAGCACACTCCAAATGATATCGGATTTGATTATTCGTTTATATTTCCGGGCACAAATGACAGAGTACCAACAGTGTTTGTAAAAAATCATCACGTGGACAACTTAGATGCGGACGATCCGATGACGGTTTTTTATGGAGCAGAAGACAAATGTTCGTTTATTGATCAGATAGACACATATAAAAAAGATCCCGACAAGTTGAGAATTACATCTACTCACGGGCACTCAAATATGATAGTAAATGGCGTAGGACGCATTGGGTATATGAAAGGCGGAAAGGCAGCGATCTGGAAAGACGAAGAGTTGACTGATACTTTTTTAACACAGGCAAAAGAGTTTATGGACTCTAGTGATCAGGCACCGTTTTTCTTATACTTTGCCGCGCATCAGCCACACGTTCCAAGATTGGCAAATCCAAAATTTGTGGGAGCCACAGAGATGGGGCCTCGAGGCGATGTGATAGCAGAATTTGATTACACTGTTGGAGAAATCGTGGCTTATCTAAAGGAGAAAAATTTATTAGAGGATACGATAATAATAATTTCTAGCGATAACGGACCAGTATTTGACGATGGCTATAACGACCACGCATTTGAGCTTGCAGGAAAGCATAAGCCAGCTGGACCATTTAGAGCCGGAAAGTATAGTAAATACGAAGGCGGAGTGCGTATTCCTTTTATATTGTCTTGGAAGGGACATACAGCGAAGACGATTTCTCCTGCCATAGTGAGCCAAGTCGACCTACTGGCCTCATTTGCCAATCTGATAAATGTGGATGTTGCAGATGTAGACAGTCTCAACATGCTAAATGCATTTATGGGCAAAGATAGCATTGGTAGAAGCGAAGTGATGTTCGAAAATAATGATAAAGTGGTAATGTTACGTCAAAATCAATGGGTATTTTTGCCTAGGAGTGCTCAGGTGTATGAAGATATTCCGAATCAACGCGACTTTGGCAATGGCCCTGAGGATCAACTATTCAATTTGGACTTTGATATAAAGCAACAAGACAATGTCGCAAAGGCATATCCTACAATTGTAAATTCTATGCGCCAAACATTAGCCGAGTATGGATTTTTGAAAGCAACACTATAA
- a CDS encoding sulfatase, producing MNQPNIVFIMTDDHASHSMSCYGSKINVTPNMDRIANEGMRFDNCFCTNSICAPSRAVILTGKHSHLNGVITLNDEFDGRQQTFPKLLQKAGYQTGIIGKWHLGEGGYADPTGFDYYCVLHGQGEYFDPKMREQGEDKIFKGYATDIITDMSLNFIKDRDKSKPFMLMCHHKAPHRPWTVSAKYADLYKDEEILQPETFDDDYATRCDAAREAEMRIDNDFMYRDLKLVPPPTKRPMDKIPPPDSLEGYTLTPEETGVPVSFSSYAELKNFKYQRYIKDYLRCVASVDDGIGQLLDCLNEEGIAEDTIVVYTSDQGFFLGDHGWYDKRFMYEESLRMPFVIKYPRAIKAGRVSDKMILNLDFAETFLDFAGVPIPDDMQGKSFRRILEDENAPAIQTAMYYRYWMHLAHHNIWSHYGIRTLDYKLIYYYAQALGKSGTIDEYREAAWELFDLKKDPHELNNVYDNPEYADLIVKLKDEMYKLKAEAEDEE from the coding sequence GTGAACCAACCTAATATCGTTTTTATAATGACTGATGACCATGCGTCTCACTCGATGAGCTGTTATGGTAGCAAGATCAATGTGACGCCCAATATGGACCGCATTGCCAATGAGGGAATGAGATTTGATAATTGTTTTTGTACTAACTCTATTTGTGCACCCAGTAGAGCTGTCATTCTTACTGGAAAACACAGCCATCTTAATGGGGTAATTACGCTAAATGACGAATTTGATGGTAGACAGCAGACGTTTCCGAAGTTGCTACAAAAAGCGGGATACCAAACCGGCATAATTGGTAAGTGGCATCTTGGGGAGGGAGGATATGCGGACCCTACTGGATTTGACTATTATTGTGTTCTTCACGGACAGGGCGAGTATTTTGACCCTAAGATGAGAGAGCAGGGCGAGGATAAAATTTTTAAAGGATACGCCACAGATATTATTACTGATATGTCTCTTAACTTTATTAAGGATCGCGACAAAAGTAAGCCTTTTATGTTGATGTGCCACCACAAAGCGCCGCATAGACCGTGGACCGTGAGTGCCAAATATGCTGATCTATATAAAGATGAAGAAATACTGCAACCCGAAACTTTTGACGATGATTACGCCACCCGTTGCGACGCGGCTCGTGAAGCAGAAATGAGAATTGATAACGATTTTATGTATCGAGATTTAAAACTTGTCCCTCCTCCGACTAAAAGACCTATGGACAAAATTCCGCCACCAGATTCGTTAGAGGGATATACGCTGACTCCGGAAGAAACGGGCGTACCAGTTAGTTTTAGTAGCTATGCCGAGCTCAAAAATTTCAAATACCAACGATATATCAAAGACTATTTACGATGCGTTGCCAGCGTAGACGATGGAATCGGGCAGCTGCTAGATTGCCTGAACGAAGAGGGCATTGCGGAAGATACGATTGTAGTATATACTTCTGACCAGGGATTTTTCTTGGGAGATCACGGGTGGTATGACAAGAGATTTATGTATGAGGAATCTTTGAGGATGCCGTTTGTAATTAAATATCCGCGCGCGATCAAAGCGGGGAGAGTTAGCGATAAGATGATTCTTAATTTAGATTTTGCCGAAACATTTCTAGACTTTGCGGGAGTGCCGATTCCAGATGATATGCAAGGAAAGTCGTTTAGGCGAATATTAGAAGACGAAAACGCACCGGCAATTCAGACTGCAATGTATTATAGATACTGGATGCACCTTGCGCACCACAATATTTGGTCTCACTATGGAATTCGCACCCTCGACTATAAGCTGATTTACTATTACGCGCAGGCATTGGGAAAAAGTGGTACTATAGATGAGTATCGAGAAGCGGCATGGGAATTGTTTGATTTAAAAAAGGATCCTCACGAATTAAACAACGTATACGACAACCCCGAGTATGCCGATTTAATCGTAAAGTTAAAAGATGAGATGTATAAATTGAAGGCTGAAGCCGAAGATGAAGAGTAA
- a CDS encoding GGDEF domain-containing protein — MNPTIFTEITEQSDMSGQLYMDTHVFLKNAREATGAKYLYTATYNENKELIYHVDGLPQSSPDFRVPGDLIEEEFKPDLMTAMAGDAVLSGEILLTEWGEVFVAYYPIRYAMDGSVIGALGLEFSAGDQYALYIKLRNFTVIFIGVVCFIASVISRIMFQRISNPHFQDIYNTDSLTGLKNRIAYDLDVNNLIQRNALQNYMVMLADLNGLKMINDKYGHKLGDFYISAAAKALALDSKKDHVIYRIGGDEFVVLFNHHNKTRAHKYIHNMRLHLTELCADDISGANIAVGISLCEGSSVEHWEKAQEQADFAMYADKKEFYRKNRELDARRMKS; from the coding sequence ATGAATCCTACGATATTTACAGAGATAACAGAGCAGAGCGATATGAGCGGTCAGCTCTATATGGATACACATGTTTTTTTGAAGAATGCTCGAGAAGCTACCGGGGCGAAATATCTTTATACAGCAACATACAACGAAAACAAAGAATTAATCTATCACGTTGATGGGCTTCCGCAATCTAGTCCCGATTTTAGAGTACCTGGAGATTTGATAGAAGAAGAGTTTAAGCCAGATTTAATGACTGCGATGGCTGGCGATGCAGTATTATCTGGAGAGATTTTGCTTACCGAATGGGGTGAAGTTTTTGTAGCATACTACCCAATACGCTATGCCATGGACGGAAGCGTAATAGGCGCTTTGGGATTAGAATTTTCTGCAGGAGACCAATACGCCCTGTATATTAAGCTCAGAAATTTTACAGTCATATTTATTGGTGTGGTGTGCTTTATTGCATCTGTGATATCACGGATAATGTTTCAACGAATATCAAATCCACATTTTCAGGATATCTATAATACGGATTCGTTAACGGGGCTCAAAAATCGTATTGCGTATGATTTGGATGTTAACAACCTAATACAGCGAAATGCTTTGCAAAACTATATGGTAATGCTGGCAGATTTAAACGGACTTAAGATGATAAATGATAAGTATGGGCATAAGCTTGGAGATTTTTATATTAGTGCAGCGGCAAAAGCACTAGCTCTAGATTCAAAAAAAGACCATGTGATATATAGAATTGGCGGAGATGAATTTGTCGTATTATTTAATCATCACAATAAAACGCGAGCGCATAAGTATATACATAATATGAGATTGCACTTAACAGAATTGTGCGCAGATGACATTTCTGGCGCTAATATAGCGGTTGGAATATCATTATGCGAGGGGTCTAGTGTTGAACATTGGGAAAAGGCGCAAGAGCAGGCCGACTTTGCTATGTATGCAGATAAAAAAGAATTTTACCGCAAGAACAGAGAATTGGATGCTCGAAGGATGAAATCTTAA